A window of Corallococcus macrosporus DSM 14697 contains these coding sequences:
- a CDS encoding DUF7305 domain-containing protein, translating to MRGDVSLPAFSVGGVLTVPEGHALGPVQAAEVRREPVEPLTPCACDAASQVDVSGLIARHVLDNDNAAIGLAATALEDIEGERALELPCGRFHLTRITGTGHATISIRARTALFVEDMVDLGDGLTVEVQAPGELDLFLGGSVAVAGPLRLGSTAAPSRVRVYVAGTNVLALSAGSTLAGNLYAPRAALSLSGGAEVFGSVFVRHVEASGPLRLHYDADIRDAGAECTDG from the coding sequence GTGCGAGGTGACGTGTCGTTGCCCGCCTTCAGCGTTGGCGGCGTGCTCACCGTTCCAGAAGGCCATGCGCTGGGGCCGGTACAGGCCGCGGAAGTCCGTCGCGAGCCCGTGGAGCCGCTCACTCCGTGCGCGTGTGACGCGGCGTCACAGGTGGACGTCTCAGGCCTCATCGCCCGGCATGTGCTCGACAATGACAACGCGGCCATCGGCCTGGCCGCGACGGCGCTGGAGGACATCGAAGGCGAACGCGCGCTGGAGCTGCCCTGTGGCCGTTTCCACCTGACGCGCATCACCGGGACGGGCCACGCCACGATCTCGATCCGCGCGCGCACGGCGCTCTTCGTGGAGGACATGGTCGACCTGGGCGATGGACTGACGGTGGAGGTCCAGGCGCCTGGCGAACTGGACCTGTTCCTGGGGGGCTCCGTCGCCGTGGCGGGACCGCTCAGGCTGGGCTCCACCGCCGCGCCTTCGCGCGTGCGCGTATACGTCGCGGGGACGAACGTGCTGGCCCTGTCCGCGGGCAGCACGCTCGCGGGCAATCTCTATGCGCCCCGTGCCGCCCTCAGCTTGAGCGGTGGCGCGGAGGTCTTCGGCTCCGTGTTCGTCCGTCACGTCGAGGCGTCCGGGCCGCTCCGCCTGCACTACGACGCGGACATCCGCGACGCGGGTGCGGAGTGTACGGATGGCTGA